The following coding sequences lie in one Zingiber officinale cultivar Zhangliang chromosome 2B, Zo_v1.1, whole genome shotgun sequence genomic window:
- the LOC122048680 gene encoding RING-H2 finger protein ATL39-like — translation MDDSPTHRSGADDGGVSSVEIPAWEADSGGVDLRIEGQVAIRRCRASGGARPQLTCHFSRLVAPNSEDAHFTGRRVRRRRWHGDGSESGGGPCRSASATAVEALQTVTPEGPGLCSICLNDFDAAIQLLAMPCRHRFHEVCLKEWLARSNSCPVCRFPLPVGAE, via the exons ATGGACGACTCTCCGACGCACAGGAGCGGCGCCGATGACGGCGGTGTGTCGTCCGTGGAGATTCCGGCGTGGGAAGCCGACTCAGGTGGCGTTGACCTCCGCATCGAGGGGCAGGTGGCGATAAGGCGCTGCCGTGCGTCGGGCGGCGCGCGGCCCCAATTGACCTGCCACTTCTCACGCCTCGTGGCTCCTAATTCTGAGGACGCCCATTTCACTGGCCGCCG TGTTCGGAGACGACGTTGGCATGGGGACGGATCGGAGTCCGGTGGAGGGCCCTGCAGGTCGGCGTCCGCAACGGCCGTGGAGGCTCTCCAGACGGTGACCCCGGAAGGGCCAGGCTTGTGCTCGATCTGCCTAAATGACTTCGATGCGGCGATTCAACTTCTGGCGATGCCTTGCCGCCATCGATTTCATGAGGTGTGCTTGAAGGAGTGGCTGGCGCGGAGCAATTCTTGCCCTGTCTGCAGGTTTCCTCTCCCTGTTGGCGCAGAGTAG